One Cryptosporangium aurantiacum DNA window includes the following coding sequences:
- a CDS encoding DUF4193 domain-containing protein: MATDYDAPRRTEESEIGEDSLEELKARRTDSQSGSVDVDEAEVAEGFELPGADLSGEELTVKVLPMQNDEFRCSQCFLVHHRSQLAEEKNGQYVCTECAA, from the coding sequence ATGGCCACCGACTACGACGCACCACGTCGAACCGAGGAATCGGAAATCGGCGAGGACAGCCTCGAGGAGCTGAAGGCACGCCGGACCGATTCACAGTCCGGCAGTGTGGACGTCGACGAGGCTGAGGTTGCCGAGGGTTTCGAACTGCCGGGCGCTGACCTGTCCGGCGAGGAGCTCACGGTCAAGGTGCTGCCGATGCAGAACGATGAGTTCCGCTGTTCGCAGTGCTTCCTCGTGCACCACCGCAGCCAGCTGGCCGAAGAGAAGAACGGCCAGTACGTCTGCACCGAATGTGCGGCCTGA